In Chitinophaga nivalis, a single genomic region encodes these proteins:
- the rpoB gene encoding DNA-directed RNA polymerase subunit beta has translation MSLKKAQTNERVNFGKIKQVTETPDLLAIQIQSFKDFFQLETTPDKRNNEGLFKVFKENFPITDTRNIFNLEFLDYFVDPPRYTIEECIERGLTYSVPLKAKLRLSCNDEEHVDFQTIVQDVFLGNIPYMTPRGTFVINGAERVVVSQLHRSPGVFFGQSVHPNGTKIYSARVIPFKGAWMEFATDINNVMYAYIDRKKKFPVTTLLRAIGYETDKDILQLFGMADEVKADKKSLDKYAGKKLAARVLRSWVEDFVDEDTGEVVSIERNEIMLERDSVLDEANIETIVDMDLKSVFVQKEEVSGDFSIIYNTLNKDTSNSELEAVQHIYRQLRGADAPDDETARGIIDKLFFSDKRYDLGDVGRYKINRKLGLPTPLDMKVLTKDDIISIIKYLVQLTNGKAEIDDIDHLSNRRVRTVGEQLYAQFGVGLARMARTIRERMNVRDNEVFTPVDLINARTLSSVINSFFGTSQLSQFLDQTNPLSEITHKRRISALGPGGLSRERAGFEVRDVHYSHYGRLCTIETPEGPNIGLISTLCVHAKVNEMGFIETPYRKVREGKVDMHKVEFLSAEEEDSVKIAQANAPLDDKGHFVNEKVKSRETGDFPILDREDVEFMDVAPNQIVGLSASLIPFLEHDDANRALMGSNMQRQAVPLINPEVPIVGTGLEAKAARDSRLQITAEGKGVIEFVDANEIHVRYERDEIQKLVSFEDDLVIYNLTKFVKTNQSTCINLKPCVKKGQRVVEGDFLTEGYATRGGELALGRNLKVAFMPWKGYNFEDAIVISERVAREDLFTSIHIDEYELEVRDTKLGEEELTPDIPNVSEEATKDLDQNGIIRVGAHIKEGDILIGKITPRGESDPSPEEKLLRAIFGDKASDAKDASLKAPPSTEGVVIDKKLFSRAKKDKNSKTREKAAIEKLEKIHQKNAEDLLEVLMSKLLVLLKDKTSQGITNTYGEVLISKGSKFSPKNLVNIDFMNVNPLGWTTDEVVNDQINTLLHNYNIKFNEELGRYKREKFNISIGDELPAGVLKLAKVYLASKRKLKVGDKMAGRHGNKGIVAKIVRDEDMPFLADGTPLDIVLNPLGVPSRMNLGQIYETVLGWAGLKLGVRFATPIFDGATTEEIAGYISEAGLPSFGHTYLHDGETGDRFHQKATVGVIYMLKLSHMVDDKMHARSIGPYSLITQQPLGGKAQFGGQRFGEMEVWALEAYGASNILQELLTIKSDDIVGRAKAYESIVKGDNIPKAGVPESFNVLIHELRGLGLDLKFD, from the coding sequence ATGTCTCTAAAAAAAGCCCAAACAAACGAAAGAGTAAATTTTGGAAAGATCAAACAAGTTACTGAGACACCGGATCTGTTGGCTATCCAAATCCAATCTTTCAAGGATTTCTTCCAATTAGAAACCACACCAGACAAGCGAAATAACGAAGGCCTTTTTAAAGTATTTAAAGAGAACTTTCCGATTACAGATACCAGAAATATCTTTAATCTGGAGTTCCTCGATTATTTCGTTGACCCTCCGCGTTATACGATTGAGGAGTGTATTGAGCGTGGGCTTACTTACTCCGTACCGTTGAAAGCGAAACTTCGCCTCAGCTGTAACGATGAAGAGCATGTGGATTTCCAGACAATTGTGCAGGATGTGTTCTTAGGTAACATTCCGTACATGACTCCAAGAGGTACTTTCGTTATTAATGGTGCTGAACGCGTGGTTGTATCCCAACTGCATCGTTCACCTGGTGTGTTCTTTGGTCAATCTGTACATCCGAACGGTACCAAAATCTACTCTGCAAGGGTTATTCCGTTCAAGGGCGCATGGATGGAGTTTGCAACGGACATCAACAATGTGATGTACGCTTACATCGACCGTAAGAAGAAATTCCCGGTTACCACCCTGTTACGTGCGATCGGCTATGAAACAGATAAAGATATTCTGCAGCTGTTTGGCATGGCAGATGAAGTAAAAGCAGACAAGAAAAGTCTTGATAAATACGCCGGCAAAAAGCTGGCTGCCCGTGTTTTAAGAAGCTGGGTAGAAGACTTTGTGGATGAAGATACCGGAGAAGTGGTGAGCATCGAGCGTAATGAAATTATGCTGGAGCGTGATAGCGTTCTGGACGAAGCGAACATTGAGACCATCGTAGACATGGATCTGAAGAGCGTTTTCGTACAGAAAGAAGAGGTGAGTGGTGATTTCTCCATCATCTACAATACATTAAACAAGGATACATCTAACTCCGAGCTGGAAGCCGTTCAGCACATCTACCGCCAATTGCGCGGTGCGGATGCGCCGGATGATGAAACAGCAAGGGGCATCATTGATAAATTATTCTTCTCCGACAAACGTTATGACCTCGGAGATGTTGGTCGTTACAAAATCAACAGAAAATTAGGTCTTCCTACTCCGTTAGACATGAAAGTGTTAACGAAGGATGACATCATCTCCATCATCAAGTACCTGGTACAACTCACCAACGGTAAAGCAGAGATCGACGATATCGATCACCTGAGCAACCGTCGGGTACGTACTGTAGGCGAGCAGTTATATGCTCAGTTTGGTGTTGGTCTGGCACGTATGGCTCGTACCATCCGTGAAAGAATGAACGTACGTGATAACGAGGTATTTACACCGGTAGATCTGATCAACGCCAGAACACTGTCTTCTGTGATCAACTCCTTCTTCGGTACTTCCCAGTTGTCACAGTTCCTGGATCAGACAAATCCGCTCTCTGAAATCACGCACAAACGTCGTATCTCCGCACTCGGACCCGGTGGTCTGAGTCGTGAAAGAGCAGGCTTTGAGGTACGTGACGTTCACTATAGCCACTATGGCCGTCTGTGTACCATCGAAACACCGGAAGGTCCGAACATCGGTCTGATCTCTACCCTTTGCGTACACGCGAAAGTGAATGAGATGGGCTTCATCGAAACACCTTACCGTAAAGTAAGAGAAGGTAAAGTAGATATGCATAAAGTAGAGTTCCTGAGCGCTGAGGAAGAAGATTCCGTAAAAATCGCACAGGCAAATGCTCCGCTGGATGATAAAGGCCACTTCGTAAACGAGAAAGTGAAATCCCGCGAAACCGGTGACTTCCCGATTCTCGACAGAGAAGACGTAGAATTCATGGACGTTGCTCCGAACCAGATCGTAGGTTTGAGTGCTTCCCTGATTCCGTTCCTGGAACACGATGATGCCAACCGTGCGTTGATGGGATCAAACATGCAACGTCAGGCGGTACCTTTGATCAACCCTGAAGTGCCTATCGTAGGTACTGGTCTGGAAGCGAAAGCTGCCCGTGACTCCCGCCTGCAGATTACCGCAGAAGGTAAAGGTGTGATCGAATTCGTAGATGCCAATGAAATACATGTTCGTTACGAACGTGATGAAATACAGAAACTGGTAAGTTTTGAAGATGATCTGGTGATATATAACCTGACCAAATTCGTTAAAACCAACCAAAGCACCTGTATCAACCTGAAACCTTGTGTGAAGAAAGGTCAGCGTGTGGTAGAAGGCGACTTCCTCACGGAAGGTTACGCTACCCGCGGTGGTGAGCTGGCACTGGGACGTAACCTGAAGGTAGCGTTCATGCCATGGAAAGGTTACAACTTTGAGGATGCGATCGTAATCTCTGAGCGTGTTGCACGTGAAGACTTGTTTACATCTATCCACATTGATGAATATGAACTGGAAGTACGTGATACCAAACTGGGTGAAGAAGAACTGACGCCAGATATCCCGAACGTGAGCGAAGAGGCTACCAAAGACCTCGACCAGAACGGTATTATCCGTGTAGGGGCCCACATTAAAGAAGGTGATATCCTGATCGGTAAAATTACCCCACGTGGTGAATCTGATCCTTCTCCGGAAGAAAAACTGTTAAGAGCGATCTTCGGTGATAAAGCTTCTGATGCGAAAGATGCTTCCCTGAAAGCACCTCCATCTACGGAAGGTGTGGTAATCGATAAAAAACTGTTTAGCCGCGCGAAGAAAGATAAGAATTCCAAAACCCGCGAAAAAGCAGCCATCGAGAAACTGGAAAAAATCCACCAGAAGAATGCAGAAGACCTGCTGGAAGTGCTGATGAGCAAATTGCTGGTATTACTGAAGGATAAAACCTCTCAGGGTATTACCAACACTTACGGTGAAGTGCTGATTTCCAAAGGTTCCAAATTCTCTCCTAAAAACCTGGTGAATATTGATTTCATGAACGTAAATCCACTGGGCTGGACAACAGACGAAGTGGTGAACGATCAGATCAATACCCTGCTGCATAACTATAACATCAAGTTCAACGAAGAGCTGGGTCGTTACAAACGTGAGAAGTTCAACATCTCTATCGGAGATGAGCTGCCAGCGGGTGTACTGAAACTGGCGAAGGTTTACCTGGCCAGCAAGCGTAAGTTGAAAGTAGGTGATAAGATGGCAGGACGTCACGGTAACAAGGGTATTGTGGCAAAAATCGTACGTGATGAAGATATGCCGTTCCTGGCAGATGGTACACCACTGGACATCGTGTTGAACCCGCTGGGGGTACCTTCCCGTATGAACCTCGGACAGATCTACGAAACCGTATTAGGTTGGGCTGGTCTGAAACTGGGAGTACGTTTTGCTACGCCAATCTTTGACGGTGCTACTACAGAAGAAATTGCCGGTTATATCTCTGAAGCTGGTCTGCCTAGCTTTGGTCACACTTACCTGCACGATGGTGAAACGGGCGACCGCTTCCACCAGAAAGCAACCGTGGGTGTTATCTACATGCTGAAACTGAGCCACATGGTGGATGATAAGATGCACGCCCGTTCTATCGGACCGTACAGTCTCATTACCCAGCAACCATTGGGTGGTAAAGCACAGTTTGGTGGTCAGCGTTTTGGTGAGATGGAGGTGTGGGCACTGGAAGCATACGGTGCATCCAATATCCTGCAGGAACTGCTCACTATTAAATCAGATGATATCGTAGGCCGTGCCAAAGCGTACGAATCTATCGTGAAAGGTGACAACATACCTAAAGCAGGTGTGCCTGAATCCTTCAACGTATTGATTCATGAGTTACGTGGTCTGGGTCTGGATCTGAAATTTGACTAA
- the rplL gene encoding 50S ribosomal protein L7/L12: MADVKALAEQLVGLTVKEVQDLADVLKNEYGIEPAAAAVVVAAGSDAPAVEEKTAFNVVLKSAGASKLNVVKIVKDLTGLGLKEAKELVDGAPKSVKEGVSKAEAEDLKAKLTEAGADVEIQ; this comes from the coding sequence ATGGCAGACGTAAAAGCATTAGCTGAACAATTAGTAGGTTTAACTGTTAAGGAAGTACAGGATCTCGCAGACGTACTGAAAAATGAGTACGGTATCGAACCAGCTGCTGCTGCAGTTGTTGTTGCTGCTGGTAGCGACGCTCCGGCTGTTGAAGAAAAAACAGCTTTCAATGTAGTTCTGAAATCTGCAGGTGCTAGCAAACTGAACGTTGTTAAGATCGTTAAAGATCTGACCGGCTTAGGTCTGAAAGAAGCGAAAGAACTGGTAGACGGTGCGCCTAAATCTGTAAAAGAAGGCGTAAGCAAAGCTGAGGCTGAAGACCTGAAAGCTAAGCTGACCGAAGCTGGTGCTGATGTTGAAATTCAGTAA
- the rplJ gene encoding 50S ribosomal protein L10, translated as MNKDQKQEAIELLKSKFTQYSNFYITNTESLSVAQVNDLRKVCFDKQVEMKVAKNTLIRKALESLDSEKYAGVLDSLHGVTALMFSDSPKEPALIISAFRKANNKLEKPVLKAAFVADEVFVGDNQLVALTNIKTKNELIGEVIGLLQSPAKRVIAALLEKGKKEEAAVEAPAAE; from the coding sequence ATGAATAAAGATCAAAAACAAGAAGCGATTGAACTGCTGAAAAGTAAGTTCACTCAATATAGCAACTTTTACATCACCAACACTGAATCATTAAGCGTTGCGCAGGTAAATGATCTGAGAAAAGTTTGCTTTGATAAACAAGTGGAAATGAAGGTGGCTAAAAACACCCTGATCCGCAAAGCACTCGAGTCTCTGGATAGCGAAAAATATGCAGGTGTACTGGATTCTTTACATGGTGTAACTGCCCTGATGTTCTCCGATAGCCCTAAAGAGCCGGCGCTGATCATCTCTGCTTTCCGTAAGGCAAACAACAAACTGGAAAAACCTGTACTGAAAGCTGCTTTCGTAGCTGACGAAGTATTCGTAGGTGATAACCAGCTGGTTGCCCTGACCAACATCAAAACCAAAAACGAACTCATCGGAGAAGTTATTGGTCTGTTGCAATCTCCTGCAAAACGCGTTATCGCTGCTTTGCTGGAAAAAGGCAAGAAAGAAGAAGCTGCAGTGGAAGCACCAGCAGCAGAATAA
- the rplA gene encoding 50S ribosomal protein L1 — MATKKRKVADAKLDKNKVYSLKEASSLVKDINCTKFDSSVDLHIRLGVDPKKADQAIRGSVTLPHGTGKTKKVLVLCTPDKEASAKEAGADFVGLDEFIQKIEAGWTDIDVIVATPAVMPKIGKLGKILGPRNLMPNPKTGTVTNDVAAAVNEVKGGKITFKVDKAGIIHASIGRVSFASDKIEQNSQELINAIIKLKPATAKGTYLKGLSMASTMSPGIAIDTKSVQN; from the coding sequence ATGGCAACTAAAAAGAGAAAAGTAGCTGATGCGAAGCTGGACAAAAATAAAGTGTACAGCCTGAAAGAAGCTTCCAGCTTAGTTAAAGATATTAACTGTACTAAATTCGACAGTTCTGTCGATTTACATATCCGCTTGGGCGTTGATCCTAAGAAAGCAGACCAGGCTATCCGTGGTTCCGTAACGCTTCCGCACGGTACTGGTAAAACCAAAAAGGTTTTAGTGCTTTGCACACCTGACAAAGAAGCTTCTGCTAAAGAAGCTGGTGCTGACTTCGTTGGTCTGGATGAATTTATCCAGAAAATCGAAGCTGGCTGGACTGACATCGATGTAATCGTTGCTACTCCTGCAGTAATGCCAAAAATCGGTAAACTGGGTAAAATCTTAGGTCCACGTAACCTGATGCCAAACCCTAAAACCGGTACTGTTACTAACGACGTAGCTGCAGCAGTTAACGAAGTGAAAGGTGGTAAAATTACTTTCAAGGTTGATAAAGCTGGTATCATCCACGCTTCTATCGGTCGTGTGTCTTTTGCATCTGATAAAATTGAGCAGAACTCTCAGGAGCTGATCAATGCGATCATCAAGCTGAAACCAGCTACTGCAAAAGGTACTTACCTGAAAGGTTTGTCTATGGCCAGCACTATGAGCCCAGGCATTGCAATCGACACTAAATCTGTTCAAAACTAA
- the rplK gene encoding 50S ribosomal protein L11, with product MAKEIATYVKLQVKGGQANPAPPIGPALGSKGVNIMEFCKQFNARTQDKMGKVLPVLLTVYTDKSFDFVIKTPPAAVQLLEAAKLQSGSKEPNRNKVGKVSWTQVEAIAQDKMADLNCFTLNSAMKMVAGTARSMGITVDGKAPWEN from the coding sequence ATGGCAAAAGAGATCGCAACGTACGTGAAATTGCAGGTTAAAGGCGGCCAGGCCAACCCTGCACCTCCAATTGGTCCCGCTCTGGGTTCCAAAGGTGTGAACATCATGGAGTTCTGCAAACAGTTCAATGCCCGTACCCAGGATAAAATGGGTAAAGTATTGCCTGTGTTGCTGACAGTTTACACTGACAAATCTTTCGACTTCGTAATCAAGACTCCTCCTGCTGCTGTTCAGCTGCTGGAAGCTGCTAAATTACAAAGTGGTTCTAAAGAACCTAACCGTAACAAGGTGGGTAAAGTTTCCTGGACTCAGGTTGAAGCTATCGCACAGGATAAGATGGCAGACCTGAACTGCTTTACGTTAAACAGCGCTATGAAAATGGTTGCCGGTACTGCACGTAGCATGGGAATTACTGTAGATGGTAAAGCTCCTTGGGAAAACTAA
- a CDS encoding transglutaminase domain-containing protein encodes MKKSVIALLASLYLGLTATAQLKPAAIAATIPESVTGSPVTIARWLKTNTSNSTAFQQSLFNWMATRISYDAANMNRQPSYKDTAAAVQRTLQTRKGLAIDYAVLYALVCREGGINAFVVSGYGLQQNVLIPAGTHEWVVVKQEHQWTVTDPAWGAGVVENGRFIRRINWSWFRMAPQIAVKTHMPYDPLWQLLAFPLRHDETGSQAFATAAKGAVFAYNDTLAVWTKQSRLERLQGALARIRLYGGAVNPFIMNEMEWMEQAIRVQEANREIAARNSVVDRFSALTTTYAETVKRYNNYVAFKNRQFTPEVSDAQLKKMMEEMTGSLTTLEQQLGGMQDADATMQQQLEEMKGTLAAIGKQWKQEQLFVPQYLRTAPAERKNLFRYN; translated from the coding sequence ATGAAGAAGTCTGTTATAGCGCTGTTGGCCAGCCTGTATCTGGGGCTTACCGCCACCGCTCAGTTGAAACCAGCTGCCATTGCTGCTACGATTCCGGAATCTGTTACCGGTTCTCCTGTCACTATCGCCAGATGGTTGAAAACAAATACCAGCAACTCCACCGCTTTTCAACAATCCTTGTTTAACTGGATGGCCACCCGTATCAGTTACGATGCGGCCAATATGAACCGGCAACCCAGTTATAAAGATACTGCCGCCGCTGTGCAACGCACCCTGCAAACCAGGAAAGGGCTGGCGATTGACTATGCCGTATTATATGCACTGGTATGCCGCGAAGGTGGGATCAATGCTTTTGTGGTAAGCGGTTATGGTTTGCAGCAAAATGTGCTGATTCCTGCAGGCACCCATGAATGGGTAGTGGTAAAACAGGAGCATCAATGGACCGTTACTGATCCGGCATGGGGCGCCGGGGTAGTGGAAAACGGCCGTTTCATCCGGCGGATCAACTGGTCCTGGTTCCGGATGGCCCCACAAATAGCCGTCAAAACACATATGCCCTATGATCCGTTGTGGCAGTTGCTGGCTTTTCCGCTCCGCCACGATGAAACGGGCAGTCAGGCTTTTGCGACGGCGGCCAAAGGTGCCGTGTTTGCCTATAATGATACCCTGGCTGTGTGGACGAAACAATCCCGCCTGGAACGGCTACAGGGTGCACTGGCCCGGATACGGCTGTATGGTGGCGCTGTAAATCCCTTTATCATGAATGAGATGGAATGGATGGAACAGGCGATCCGTGTACAGGAAGCCAACCGCGAAATTGCTGCCCGGAATAGTGTGGTAGACCGTTTTAGCGCATTGACTACCACCTATGCGGAAACAGTAAAACGCTATAATAATTATGTGGCCTTTAAAAACCGGCAGTTTACACCGGAGGTATCCGATGCCCAGCTGAAGAAAATGATGGAAGAGATGACTGGTAGCCTGACAACGCTGGAGCAGCAGCTGGGTGGTATGCAGGATGCGGATGCCACCATGCAGCAGCAACTGGAAGAAATGAAGGGGACATTAGCAGCTATCGGCAAGCAGTGGAAGCAGGAACAATTATTTGTGCCGCAATACCTGAGAACGGCGCCTGCAGAACGGAAAAACCTGTTTCGATATAATTAA
- the nusG gene encoding transcription termination/antitermination protein NusG, with product MDAANIPAQETKWYVLRVVSGKEKKVKEYLDIEVRRSDWGNVISQIFLPVEKVYKVQAGKKVMREKNFYPGYVMIEAIDGKMTDEVIQAIRNVSGVIHFLGKEKPIALRKAEVNKMLGKVDELSDQGLTMSEPFIVGETIKIIDGPFNDFNGVIEEVIEDKKKLKVTVKIFGRATPVELNFMQVEKLA from the coding sequence ATGGATGCAGCCAATATTCCTGCTCAGGAAACAAAGTGGTATGTACTCCGCGTTGTTAGTGGCAAGGAAAAAAAAGTGAAGGAATACCTGGATATCGAAGTACGTCGCTCCGACTGGGGTAACGTTATCAGCCAGATCTTCCTGCCGGTAGAAAAGGTGTATAAAGTGCAGGCTGGTAAAAAAGTAATGCGCGAAAAAAACTTCTACCCCGGTTATGTGATGATTGAAGCCATCGATGGCAAAATGACGGATGAAGTAATACAGGCTATACGTAACGTATCCGGTGTTATTCACTTCCTCGGAAAAGAAAAACCAATCGCACTCCGTAAAGCGGAAGTGAATAAAATGTTAGGTAAAGTAGATGAACTGAGCGATCAGGGACTCACGATGAGCGAACCTTTCATTGTTGGTGAAACAATCAAAATCATTGATGGTCCGTTCAACGACTTTAATGGTGTGATTGAAGAAGTAATCGAAGACAAAAAGAAACTGAAAGTAACCGTGAAAATCTTCGGCCGTGCTACACCGGTAGAACTGAATTTCATGCAGGTAGAAAAACTCGCTTAA
- the secE gene encoding preprotein translocase subunit SecE, which translates to MNKIRNYFRESYHELVYKVSWPTWQELQSSTMIVLIATIFVTALVWGMDAASNFVLTHYYEIFKAK; encoded by the coding sequence ATGAATAAGATCAGAAACTACTTCCGCGAGTCTTATCATGAATTGGTTTACAAGGTGTCCTGGCCTACCTGGCAAGAGCTCCAGTCATCTACCATGATTGTACTGATAGCAACAATTTTTGTTACTGCGCTGGTTTGGGGCATGGATGCCGCTTCTAACTTCGTGTTAACGCACTATTACGAAATATTCAAAGCTAAATAA
- the tuf gene encoding elongation factor Tu — MAKETFKRDKPHVNIGTIGHVDHGKTTLTAAITTILANKGLAEKRGYDEIDAAPEEKERGITINTAHVEYQTASRHYAHVDCPGHADYVKNMITGAAQMDGAILVVAATDGPMPQTREHILLARQVGVPRIVVFMNKVDLVDDPELLELVEIEIRDLLTSNGFDGDNVPVIQGSATGALAGDEKWVSAIDQLMEAVDTYIPLPPRPVDQPFLMSVEDVFSITGRGTVATGRIERGRIKVGENVEIVGLLEESLKSTCTGVEMFKKLLDEGEAGDNAGLLLRGIEKTQIRRGMVICQPGSITPHTEFKCEVYVLSKEEGGRHTPFFNKYRPQFYFRTTDVTGEVEMPAGVEMVMPGDNVSLTVKLIAPIAMDKGLKFAIREGGRTVGAGQVTEILK, encoded by the coding sequence ATGGCAAAAGAAACCTTTAAGCGGGATAAACCCCACGTAAACATTGGTACCATCGGCCACGTGGACCACGGTAAAACTACCTTGACTGCTGCCATTACCACAATTTTGGCAAACAAGGGTCTGGCAGAGAAGAGAGGTTATGATGAGATCGATGCTGCTCCTGAAGAAAAAGAAAGAGGTATTACTATCAATACAGCACACGTAGAGTATCAGACAGCTAGCCGTCACTATGCTCACGTTGACTGTCCAGGCCACGCTGACTATGTGAAGAACATGATTACTGGTGCTGCGCAGATGGACGGTGCTATCTTGGTGGTTGCCGCTACAGATGGTCCTATGCCACAAACAAGAGAGCACATCCTGCTGGCTCGCCAGGTAGGTGTACCTCGTATCGTAGTATTCATGAACAAAGTGGATCTGGTTGATGATCCTGAACTGCTGGAACTGGTAGAGATCGAAATTCGTGACCTGCTGACCTCCAACGGCTTTGATGGTGATAACGTGCCAGTTATCCAAGGTTCTGCTACCGGCGCTCTGGCTGGTGACGAAAAATGGGTTTCTGCTATCGACCAACTGATGGAAGCTGTTGATACTTATATCCCACTGCCTCCTCGTCCGGTTGATCAACCATTCCTGATGTCTGTAGAGGACGTATTCTCTATCACAGGTCGTGGTACTGTTGCTACAGGTCGTATCGAACGCGGTCGTATCAAAGTTGGTGAGAACGTTGAAATCGTAGGTCTGCTGGAAGAATCACTGAAATCAACTTGTACCGGTGTTGAAATGTTCAAAAAACTGCTCGACGAAGGTGAAGCTGGTGACAACGCTGGTCTGCTGCTGCGCGGTATTGAGAAAACTCAGATCCGTCGTGGTATGGTTATCTGCCAGCCAGGTTCCATCACTCCGCACACTGAATTCAAATGCGAAGTTTACGTACTGAGCAAAGAAGAAGGTGGTCGTCACACTCCATTCTTCAACAAATACCGTCCTCAGTTCTACTTCCGTACTACGGACGTAACTGGTGAGGTTGAAATGCCAGCTGGCGTTGAAATGGTTATGCCTGGTGATAACGTTTCTCTGACTGTAAAACTGATCGCTCCAATCGCGATGGATAAAGGTCTGAAATTCGCTATCCGTGAAGGTGGACGTACAGTAGGTGCTGGTCAGGTTACTGAAATCCTGAAATAA